In Citrus sinensis cultivar Valencia sweet orange chromosome 2, DVS_A1.0, whole genome shotgun sequence, a single genomic region encodes these proteins:
- the LOC102612835 gene encoding peroxidase 55-like, with amino-acid sequence MEMGVMREMMVFLFTILLIMQRGDGQLVENFYSSTCPNVESIVNRVVSTKFSQTFITVPATLRLFFHDCFIVGCDASVLIQSPNGDAEKDAPDNLSLAGDGFDTVVQAKQAVEAQCPGVVSCADILAIAARDVVVLAGGASFSVELGRRDGLVSRASSVKGNLPEPTFNLDELNQMFAKHGLSQIDMIALSGAHTLGFSHCDRFANRIYSFSSSSPVDPSLDPAYAQQLMQACPRNVDPQIAINMDPVTPRTFDNMYYQNLVAGKGLFTSDQVLFTDASSQPTVKDFARNPLDFNAAFATAMRKLGRVGVKTGNQGEIRRDCTAFN; translated from the exons ATGGAAATGGGAGTAATGAGAGAGATGATGGTGTTTTTGTTTACAATTCTTTTGATTATGCAGAGAGGCGATGGGCAATTGGTAGAAAATTTCTACTCGTCAACTTGTCCTAATGTTGAATCCATTGTGAACAGAGTGGTGTCAACAAAGTTTAGCCAAACGTTCATCACCGTTCCGGCAACTCTCCGGCTCTTTTTCCACGACTGCTTCATCGTG GGATGTGATGCCTCGGTCCTGATTCAATCCCCAAATGGGGACGCGGAGAAGGATGCCCCAGACAACCTTTCCCTTGCAGGAGACGGATTTGACACTGTTGTTCAGGCTAAGCAAGCTGTGGAAGCACAGTGCCCCGGCGTAGTCTCTTGCGCAGACATCTTAGCTATTGCTGCAAGGGATGTTGTAGTTCTG GCTGGAGGTGCTTCATTCAGCGTAGAATTGGGAAGACGCGATGGCCTTGTATCTAGAGCCTCAAGTGTGAAGGGAAATTTGCCAGAACCAACATTCAATCTTGATGAACTCAACCAAATGTTTGCCAAACACGGCCTCAGCCAAATTGACATGATTGCACTCTCAGGAGCTCACACTTTAGGCTTCTCTCATTGCGACCGCTTTGCAAACCGCATCTACTCATTCTCTTCATCATCTCCTGTCGATCCTTCATTGGATCCAGCTTATGCCCAGCAGTTAATGCAAGCCTGTCCGCGAAATGTTGACCCCCAAATTGCCATCAACATGGATCCTGTAACCCCACGAACATTTGACAATATGTACTACCAGAATCTAGTGGCGGGGAAGGGCTTGTTTACTTCGGATCAAGTGCTATTCACTGATGCATCATCTCAGCCTACTGTGAAGGACTTTGCTAGAAACCCTCTTGACTTTAATGCAGCATTTGCCACAGCTATGAGAAAGCTTGGCAGAGTTGGGGTTAAAACCGGAAACCAAGGAGAAATACGAAGAGACTGCACAgcatttaattag